A single Parabacteroides timonensis DNA region contains:
- the murD gene encoding UDP-N-acetylmuramoyl-L-alanine--D-glutamate ligase: MERIVVLGGGESGAGAAVLAKAKGFDVFVSDFSSIKPKYKDMLDAHGIRWEEGQHTEADILNADEIIKSPGIPDKAPMIQKLKAQGTHIISEIEFAGRYTDSKMICITGSNGKTTTTMLTYHILKEAGVDVGLAGNVGNSLALQVAEDPHAVYVIELSSFQLDNMYDFKADIAILLNITPDHLDRYNYEMQNYVNAKFRIIQNQTSEDAFIFWNDDPIIAREIAKRHPAATLYPFAETHEDGVKGYTDNKQIVIETSNGTFTMDQDLLALTGTHNLYNSLASGIASKVVDIHDENIRASLSDFTGVEHRLEKVARVRGVDYINDSKATNVNSCWYALQSMTTKLVLILGGTDKGNDYSEIEELVKQKVRALIFLGVDNDKLHTFFDGKVAQIEDARSMEEAVSKAYKLAEKGDTVLLSPCCASFDLFKSYEDRGDQFKQCVRNL; the protein is encoded by the coding sequence GTGGAAAGAATTGTTGTATTAGGGGGAGGAGAAAGCGGTGCAGGTGCAGCCGTGTTGGCGAAGGCAAAAGGATTTGACGTGTTCGTTTCCGACTTTTCGTCTATCAAACCCAAGTATAAGGATATGCTCGACGCCCACGGAATCCGTTGGGAAGAAGGACAGCATACCGAAGCCGACATTCTGAATGCCGACGAGATCATCAAAAGCCCCGGAATACCCGACAAGGCTCCGATGATCCAGAAACTGAAAGCGCAGGGGACGCATATCATCTCCGAAATAGAATTTGCCGGACGATACACCGACTCGAAAATGATCTGTATCACCGGAAGTAATGGTAAGACAACGACTACCATGCTTACATACCATATCCTGAAAGAAGCCGGAGTGGATGTCGGCCTGGCAGGAAACGTAGGAAACAGCCTGGCATTGCAGGTTGCCGAAGACCCGCACGCGGTCTACGTGATCGAACTGAGCAGTTTTCAGTTGGACAACATGTACGACTTCAAAGCGGATATAGCTATCTTGTTGAATATAACACCCGATCATCTGGACCGTTATAACTACGAGATGCAGAATTATGTGAACGCCAAGTTCCGCATAATCCAGAACCAAACGTCGGAAGATGCGTTCATCTTCTGGAACGACGACCCGATCATAGCCCGCGAGATCGCTAAACGCCATCCTGCGGCAACTCTTTACCCATTCGCCGAAACGCATGAAGACGGCGTGAAGGGATATACGGATAATAAGCAAATAGTAATTGAAACCTCAAACGGAACATTTACAATGGATCAGGACTTATTAGCATTAACGGGTACACATAACCTGTACAATTCGCTGGCATCGGGCATCGCATCCAAGGTGGTCGATATCCACGATGAAAATATACGGGCTTCACTGAGTGACTTTACTGGGGTGGAACACCGCCTGGAGAAAGTGGCCCGTGTACGCGGAGTAGACTATATCAACGACTCGAAAGCTACGAATGTAAACTCTTGCTGGTATGCATTGCAAAGTATGACGACCAAACTGGTACTGATACTGGGCGGAACGGACAAGGGTAACGACTATTCCGAGATTGAAGAACTTGTAAAACAAAAAGTACGTGCCTTGATTTTCCTGGGTGTCGACAATGACAAACTGCATACTTTCTTCGACGGAAAGGTGGCGCAGATTGAAGATGCCCGCTCGATGGAAGAAGCGGTAAGCAAGGCTTATAAACTGGCAGAAAAGGGAGACACCGTTTTGTTATCGCCCTGCTGCGCCAGCTTCGACCTTTTCAAGAGTTACGAAGACCGCGGCGACCAGTTCAAACAGTGCGTACGTAATTTATAA
- the murG gene encoding undecaprenyldiphospho-muramoylpentapeptide beta-N-acetylglucosaminyltransferase encodes MKQYRIIISGGGTGGHIFPAISIANTVRKRFPDAEILFVGAEDRMEMEKVPAAGYQIVGLPVSGFDRAHLFNNIKVLNRLRKSLRLAKKTICDFRPDIAVGVGGYASGPTLWMAASQGIPTLIQEQNSYAGVTNKLLAKKASKICVAYDGMEKFFPADRIVITGNPVRQDLEEATNRKEEALAFFGLSPEKKTILVVGGSLGARTINRSIQGDLDKLFASDVQVIWQTGRYYYGEATKHLKAYRGMPIWCSDFITRMDYAYAAADLVISRAGASSISELCLLKKPVILVPSPNVAEDHQTKNALALVNKDAAIMVADREAEQQLVAKALEVVHDDERLAGMSRNIEKLAHHHSADQIVDEIVKIVEKKQ; translated from the coding sequence ATGAAACAGTACCGGATAATAATAAGTGGTGGCGGAACTGGGGGACACATTTTCCCGGCCATTTCTATAGCCAATACCGTCAGGAAACGTTTTCCTGATGCGGAAATCTTATTTGTAGGTGCGGAAGACCGGATGGAAATGGAAAAAGTTCCGGCCGCCGGCTATCAGATAGTAGGTTTACCGGTGAGTGGTTTCGACCGTGCTCACCTATTTAATAATATAAAAGTGCTCAATCGCTTGCGTAAGAGTCTCCGGTTGGCGAAGAAGACTATTTGTGATTTTCGTCCCGATATCGCCGTGGGCGTTGGAGGTTATGCCAGCGGTCCGACTTTATGGATGGCTGCTTCACAAGGTATTCCGACCTTGATACAGGAGCAGAATTCGTATGCAGGAGTTACCAACAAGTTGTTGGCGAAAAAGGCATCGAAGATCTGTGTCGCTTATGACGGTATGGAAAAGTTTTTCCCGGCAGACAGGATCGTGATAACCGGTAATCCGGTGCGTCAAGACCTGGAAGAGGCGACTAATAGAAAGGAAGAAGCATTGGCATTCTTTGGCCTTTCTCCCGAAAAGAAGACGATTCTGGTAGTCGGCGGTAGCTTGGGAGCCCGGACGATTAACCGTAGTATTCAAGGTGATCTGGATAAACTGTTCGCCTCCGATGTGCAGGTAATCTGGCAGACCGGACGCTATTATTATGGCGAAGCAACCAAGCACCTGAAGGCTTATCGCGGAATGCCTATCTGGTGTTCCGACTTTATTACGCGCATGGATTATGCCTATGCGGCGGCTGATCTTGTCATCTCTCGTGCGGGAGCCAGTTCTATTTCCGAACTTTGCCTGTTGAAGAAACCGGTTATTCTGGTTCCTTCTCCGAATGTAGCTGAGGACCATCAGACCAAGAATGCACTGGCGTTGGTAAACAAAGACGCTGCGATAATGGTTGCAGATAGAGAGGCTGAACAACAGTTGGTCGCCAAGGCGCTTGAGGTTGTTCATGACGACGAACGACTGGCCGGGATGAGCCGTAATATCGAAAAGCTGGCCCATCATCACAGTGCAGATCAGATAGTAGATGAAATAGTTAAGATAGTAGAGAAAAAGCAATAA
- the murC gene encoding UDP-N-acetylmuramate--L-alanine ligase, producing MNINTITAVYFVGAGGIGMSALIRYFLSKGKQVGGYDKTPSDLTAQLNREGAVIHYEDNVSLIPDAFKDPAQTLVVYTPAVPESHAELTYFRQKGFEVMKRARVLGEITNCSRGLCVAGTHGKTTTSSMVAHLLKQSHVDCNAFLGGILKNYDSNLMLSDKSDLTVIEADEFDRSFHWLTPYMAVITAADPDHLDIYGTAEAYRESFEHFTSLIRPDGCLIMRKGIAVTPRLKEGVKLYTYAGAEEYNDQLSTEKADFHAEKIRIGNGEIFFDFVGPDIRIADVQLGVPVKVNIENGVAAIALAWLNGVTPEEIKKGMASFAGPKRRFDFHLKKENIVLIDDYAHHPAELKASIQSVKELYAGRKVTGIFQPHLYTRTRDFAPDFATSLSLLDELILLDIYPAREEPIPGVTSEIIFDAVTTPAKKLIRKGELLGLVEKEADTFEVVLMVGAGDIDRLIEPVKQILDKKL from the coding sequence ATGAATATAAATACGATAACGGCTGTCTATTTTGTCGGAGCGGGTGGTATAGGAATGAGTGCCTTGATCCGCTATTTCCTGTCGAAAGGGAAACAGGTGGGAGGATATGATAAAACTCCGTCTGACCTGACTGCGCAGCTTAACCGTGAAGGTGCCGTTATTCATTATGAAGATAATGTATCCCTGATTCCGGATGCTTTTAAAGATCCGGCTCAGACATTAGTTGTTTATACGCCGGCTGTTCCTGAGTCACATGCTGAGTTGACGTATTTTCGTCAGAAAGGATTTGAGGTGATGAAGCGAGCCCGTGTCCTGGGTGAGATTACCAACTGTTCACGGGGCCTTTGTGTTGCCGGAACGCACGGAAAGACAACTACCTCTTCGATGGTTGCCCATCTGTTGAAACAATCGCATGTGGATTGTAATGCGTTCCTGGGCGGCATCCTGAAGAATTACGACAGCAACCTGATGCTCTCGGATAAAAGTGATTTGACCGTGATCGAGGCCGACGAGTTCGATCGCTCTTTCCACTGGCTCACTCCTTATATGGCTGTTATCACTGCTGCTGATCCTGATCATCTGGATATCTATGGCACAGCTGAAGCGTATCGTGAAAGTTTCGAGCATTTCACTTCGCTGATCCGTCCCGATGGTTGCCTGATCATGCGGAAAGGTATTGCTGTAACGCCTCGCCTGAAAGAAGGAGTGAAGTTATATACCTACGCCGGAGCCGAAGAATATAACGATCAACTGTCAACTGAAAAAGCTGATTTCCATGCAGAAAAGATCCGTATCGGAAACGGTGAGATCTTCTTTGATTTTGTGGGGCCCGATATCCGGATAGCAGACGTCCAACTGGGAGTACCCGTTAAAGTAAATATCGAGAATGGTGTTGCTGCTATTGCTCTGGCATGGCTGAACGGAGTGACACCCGAAGAAATAAAGAAAGGCATGGCTTCGTTTGCAGGCCCGAAACGTCGTTTCGACTTTCATCTGAAAAAGGAAAATATCGTGTTGATAGACGATTATGCCCATCATCCGGCCGAACTGAAAGCCAGTATCCAATCAGTTAAGGAACTGTATGCCGGACGTAAGGTGACAGGTATTTTTCAACCTCACCTGTACACCCGTACACGTGACTTTGCGCCTGATTTTGCAACCAGCCTGTCGCTGTTGGATGAATTGATCCTGCTGGATATTTATCCGGCACGCGAGGAACCGATACCGGGAGTGACTTCCGAGATTATATTTGATGCTGTGACCACTCCGGCCAAAAAGCTGATCCGTAAAGGAGAATTGCTCGGCCTGGTGGAAAAGGAAGCGGATACGTTTGAAGTAGTATTGATGGTTGGCGCCGGCGATATCGACCGGTTGATCGAGCCGGTTAAACAAATATTGGATAAGAAATTGTGA
- a CDS encoding FtsW/RodA/SpoVE family cell cycle protein produces the protein MDLASKLFKGDRVIWIIFMFLCLISVVEVFSATSTIAYKNANHWAPIVRHATFLLGGFVLVLLLHNVPCRFFPVFILLLPVSVLMLIATPFVGINANDAHRWLEIFGIQFQPSEFAKLASVVFIAFLLSKRSKFTDDQIFKYILIGVGTTCVLILPENFSTAFMLFGVCFLMMFIGQLPLKKLGKLAGILILGLVVFIVLLRFTPTGVTQYLPDRFSTWQGRLERFFEPHEADVDANGVYKITDDNYQVSHAKIAIARGGLFGQLPGHGQQRDFLPQAYSDFIYAIIIEELGVVGGVFVLMLYIMLLVRVGMIARKCDKAFPKYLVLGCGLLVVVQALANMAVAVNLIPVTGQPMPLVSRGGTSTVISCIYFGIILSVSRFGANMGNEEDEDPEDEAEGAGAVPAITEEEISNWVPDTQPETEEQFATETK, from the coding sequence ATGGATCTGGCAAGTAAATTATTTAAGGGCGACCGGGTGATATGGATCATCTTTATGTTCCTGTGCCTGATTTCGGTTGTTGAGGTGTTTAGTGCTACGAGTACGATCGCCTACAAGAACGCGAATCATTGGGCACCGATCGTTCGTCATGCCACTTTCCTGCTGGGCGGGTTTGTGCTTGTTTTGCTGTTGCACAATGTCCCGTGCCGGTTCTTTCCGGTGTTTATACTCCTATTGCCAGTTTCGGTATTGATGCTGATTGCCACGCCATTTGTGGGGATCAATGCGAATGATGCACATCGTTGGCTGGAGATATTCGGTATACAGTTCCAGCCTTCGGAGTTTGCCAAGCTAGCCTCGGTGGTGTTTATCGCCTTTCTGCTCAGTAAACGGAGTAAATTTACGGACGACCAGATATTCAAGTATATATTGATCGGGGTGGGTACGACATGTGTTCTGATCCTTCCTGAGAACTTCTCGACCGCTTTTATGTTGTTTGGTGTTTGCTTCCTGATGATGTTTATCGGGCAGTTGCCACTGAAGAAGCTCGGAAAACTGGCCGGTATCCTGATTTTGGGACTGGTTGTGTTTATTGTCTTATTGCGTTTCACCCCCACCGGGGTGACTCAGTATCTACCTGACCGTTTTAGTACCTGGCAGGGACGTTTGGAGCGTTTCTTTGAGCCTCATGAGGCGGATGTGGATGCGAATGGAGTTTATAAAATAACCGATGATAATTATCAGGTTTCCCATGCGAAGATCGCTATTGCACGCGGGGGACTGTTTGGACAATTGCCGGGTCATGGCCAGCAGAGGGATTTCCTTCCGCAGGCCTATTCCGACTTTATCTATGCGATCATTATTGAAGAACTGGGAGTTGTGGGTGGTGTGTTTGTCCTGATGTTGTATATCATGTTGTTGGTGCGCGTCGGGATGATTGCCCGGAAATGTGATAAGGCTTTCCCGAAATACCTTGTATTGGGGTGTGGATTGCTGGTCGTCGTACAGGCACTGGCCAATATGGCGGTGGCTGTGAACCTGATCCCGGTAACCGGTCAGCCGATGCCATTGGTCAGTCGTGGAGGAACCTCGACGGTGATTTCCTGTATCTATTTCGGAATTATCCTGAGTGTGAGCCGATTCGGAGCAAATATGGGTAATGAGGAAGATGAAGATCCGGAAGATGAAGCCGAAGGTGCAGGTGCAGTTCCGGCTATTACAGAAGAAGAAATATCAAACTGGGTACCCGATACGCAACCCGAAACGGAAGAACAGTTTGCAACAGAAACAAAATAA